The Terriglobia bacterium sequence CTGCTGGCGGCGCGCCATCGCGACCTATGGTGGTTCTACGCCCTGATGAGCACCGTAGGTTCGGTCATCGGCGCATACCTGATGTACCGGTTGGCGAGAAAAGCGGGGATGGGCTGGCTGCAAAGCAAGCTCGGTGAGAAACGCGTTGCCCGCGTTAACTGCATGCTGGAAAAGTATGGAGTGGCTGCCGTGGTGATCGCGGTGATCGCGCCGCCGCCGTTTCCCAGTTCGCCGTTTTTCGTCGCGGCAGGGGCGCTGAAATTTCCGATTCGCAAGTACATGACGGCGGTCGTTGCCGGACGCGCTTTCCGTTACTCCCTGGTTGCCTGGATCGCGTCGCACTACAGCCGGCGCATCATTCGTGTGTTCCGGCATCCGGACCGATATCTGGCCATCACCCTGGGAATCACCGCTGCGCTGGTATTGCT is a genomic window containing:
- a CDS encoding VTT domain-containing protein → MASLWTALRRWGGPGLLVLGVIDSSLIPTLGSLDIFNALLAARHRDLWWFYALMSTVGSVIGAYLMYRLARKAGMGWLQSKLGEKRVARVNCMLEKYGVAAVVIAVIAPPPFPSSPFFVAAGALKFPIRKYMTAVVAGRAFRYSLVAWIASHYSRRIIRVFRHPDRYLAITLGITAALVLLAITAVVIWSDIGRQVERAQQEARDKQAAANL